The nucleotide sequence GGGCCTGGGCAACGTTGTGGTTCGACGCGAAGAAGATGCGGTACGCGCGCTTCAGCTCGCGCCGCACCTCCTCGGGAATCCCCCTGCGCTGCAGGCCCACGGAGTTCAAGCCGTACAGCTCCATCGGGCTCCCCGCCGCCTTCACGTACGGGGGAACGTCCTTGGCCACGCGCGTGGCCCCGCCCACGAACGCGTGCGCGCCGATGCGCACGAACTGGTGGATCGGCGTCAGCCCCCCCACGATGGCCCAGTCGCCGATGGTCACGTGCCCGGCCATGTTCACGGCGTTGGACAGGATCACGTGGTTCCCCAGCTGGCAGTCGTGCGCCACGTGGGTGTACGCCATCAGCATGCAGTCGCTGCCCACCGAGGTCAGCCCGCTGGCCGCCGTCCCCCGGTTCAGCGTGGCGTACTCGCGGATCACC is from Longimicrobium sp. and encodes:
- the lpxA gene encoding acyl-ACP--UDP-N-acetylglucosamine O-acyltransferase, with translation MTIPSTDATSDIHPTALIDPSADLAPGVVVGAYSIIGPNVRVGARTRIASHVLIERDTRVGEECTISQGVVLGTDPQDLKYMGEPTLLTVGDRTVIREYATLNRGTAASGLTSVGSDCMLMAYTHVAHDCQLGNHVILSNAVNMAGHVTIGDWAIVGGLTPIHQFVRIGAHAFVGGATRVAKDVPPYVKAAGSPMELYGLNSVGLQRRGIPEEVRRELKRAYRIFFASNHNVAQALARAREELREIPEVEVFLSFFENSKRGVQV